Part of the Bacteriovorax sp. Seq25_V genome, TAGGGTCCAGACTAAGAATAGTTTTGATATATAGGATGATAGTATTGATATCGCGAGCAAGTTATTTAAAGCAAAGATATCAATACTTTTGAGTTCAAACATTTGAATATTCGCAATGATAGAACCGTGAACTTCAAATAGAGAAACGATTGAAGTTACCAGGTAGATACCATTCTCCCCAAAGATGCTTTCGCTCACTTTAGAAAGAGAAATTATTAGCACTATAAAGACGGCAAGCTGAATAGTTTGAAGAATACTAAAGTCTGATGTCTGTTCTTGTTCTTCTCGGTTTCCTCGCTTCTTATACTGAAGATAGATAATAACTAATGTAGCAATAATTGGTCCAGAAAAGAGAATTAGTGTCCTAAAGCTAAAATTACTAGTACCTGTAATAACTAAAGTTACGGCCTCAAGTAACATTGCAATTGATGACGTTAAAACTCCAAGCAGTTCTGGTGTTGAATTATACTT contains:
- a CDS encoding DUF4010 domain-containing protein codes for the protein MLSSSHSNNTSQSKLQSLVSKWHKPILALVVLVGLISFVQEAPIDPWNLLSPKKIISMILALTVFQVIGMALAGFLGAKNGTIVTGFIGGIISSTLTTASLSRKSRHRHKYNSTPELLGVLTSSIAMLLEAVTLVITGTSNFSFRTLILFSGPIIATLVIIYLQYKKRGNREEQEQTSDFSILQTIQLAVFIVLIISLSKVSESIFGENGIYLVTSIVSLFEVHGSIIANIQMFELKSIDIFALNNLLAISILSSYISKLFLVWTLGSSRLRLQATKYIIIILFSLLLSLLISCFV